In the genome of Oligoflexus sp., the window GCGCGTGGCGGGAACCTTGAACGAATTCCTTGCGCTCATGACCCAGATCATTTTCGAGGAAGGCGGCACCATAGATAAATTCCTGGGTGACGGCATCATGGTCATCTTCGGTGCACCGCGGGAGCTGCCGCCCTTTGAACAGGCCGAACGGTCCTGCCGCTGCGCTCTCCGCATGCAGGAGGGCCTGGCCCAATTGAATCAAAAATGGAAAGCGGAATTCAATCATGAATTTCAGATGCGCGTCGGCATTCATCGCGGTCCGGCTCTGGTGGGCAGCTTTGGGAGTCAGCTGCGATCGGACTTCACCGCCATCGGCAATACGGTCAACGTCGCCTCGCGCGTGGAATCCCAGGCCAAGGCCGGCGAAATCCTTATCACCTCGATGGTCCGGGATTATCTGGGTTCCATAGCCTGGGAAGCGGCCGGCAGTTATAAACTCAAAGGCCTTGCGGGCGAGATGGTTTTATTCCGGCTTCTGAAGGAAGATAAAAAGCGCGTGGCCTGATGCAAGGACGGCCCAGGCGAAAATCCCGGCAATCACATCATCAATCAGGGTGCCCCAGGCCCCCGGCAGTTCACGATCCGCCCAACCGATCGGCCCCGGCTTCACAATGTCGAAGAAGCGAAAAAGACCAAAGGCCAGAAGAACGATTTTCCAATCGGCAGCCATAAGGCTCAAAGGAATGGCCTGGCCCAGAACCTCGTCGATCACGATGCGACCGTCATCATGCGTGTTCCAGAATTTCTCCGTCTGCTCGATCGACCACCAGGACAGAACGCCCAAAAACCCGAGGAAAACCACCTGCACGATCCACGGCGCAAGATCCCAGCGCGCGGCGAGCATCGCTCCATAATGATAAAAGAGAAGTCCCACGGGAATTCCAGCCAGACTGCCAAAGGTTCCCGGAGCCTTAGGCATAAGGCCGAGGGGAACAACCGCGGCGATGCAGCTCCAAAAATTCAAACGCACGGGCCCACGTGGTTGGGACGTCTTCATCCGTGTCCCGCCGTCGCCTGCACGAGTTCAATCAAAATCCCGCCGGTCGCGCGCGGATGAATGAAAGCAATGCGACTGTTGTGAGCGCCATAGCGAGGCTTCTCATCGATCAGTTCAATGCCCTTGGCCTTCAATTCCACCAGCGCCTCATCGAGATTATCCACGGAAAGCGCCATGTGATGGATGCCGCCGCCTTTGGTGTCGATGAATTTTTTGATGGGGCCTTCTTCACCATCCTGATTGGCGACGATTTCGAGTCGCGCGCCGGAAGCAGTCGGACCCACCGACGATTCGAACATGATGGTATTGGTTTTTTGTTCCTTCACCAGCTCTTCACCGAGAAAGGGCAGCTTCAAAACTTCCGCCAAAAACCAGCGCGCCTTGACGGGATCCTTGGCGGCCAGCCCCAAATGATTGATTCCGACAATTTTCATGCAAGCCTCCTTAAAAAACAAGACTCACGATCCAGCCTGCGAACATCACCCAGAATCGCGCCACATAGCCGAGCCAGTTCAGGCCACCGAGCAGCATGAGGCCCAGCAAAGCGAAGGAGCCGTATGGAATCACGTATTCCTCGTATTTACGTTTGCCTTCATAGGGTAAAAGCTCATATATGATGGTTCCACCATCCAGAGGATAAACGGGAAGCAGGTTGAAGACGGCAAGAATCGCACTGATCCAAGCCAGCTGCTCAAAAAGCCTATAAAAGCCGATCAGGACCGAACCTTCCTGAGCGCCGCTCATGAGCTGCATGCCGATCAAGGCCACAAAGGTGAACAGGAAACTGGAGGCCGGACCCGAGGCCGCGACCATGATATGGCCCCATTTTGGATTCTTGAAATAGCGGGGATCGACATGGACGGGTTTCGCCCAGCCGAAGATAAAGCCACCGAGAAGGGCCCCGATGAAAGGAAATAACAGAGTGCCGACAGGGTCGATGTGCGGAACGGGATTGAGCGTCAAGCGCCCATCGAGCTGGGGTGTGCGATCGCCCAGTATTCTGGCCGTCAAGGCGCGTGTCGCCTCACGTAGGGTCAGAGCGATGATCAGAGCAATCATCATGTTGACGACTTTTGCGCCGTAGGCGTAATCCATAGCTACCTCATGGAGTGGAACAGCATTCCACCCGATCATAACGAAAGACGGAGGAAAATTCATTGCTAACCACGATAAAAGACAGTCGGCCGCGTTATCGTATCGTAAGGGAGTGGGTCCAGAGTGCTGTCCTCCAGGGCAATCCAGCGGGTGTCGACGCCGCGCGTCCGGTCACAGTCTTCCTGCCCGCCGCGGCGCTTGAATCTCCGGAACGTCGTTTTCCTGTGCTCTATTGCCTTGCCCCGTGGACCAGTGCCGGCCGGCAGCAGATGGACTGGGAACCTTTCAAGGAAAGTCTTCCCGAACGTCTGCAGCGGCTTATGGATGCAGGTGCGTTGAAACCTTGCGTCGTGGTATGCCCGGATCTCTTCACGGATTTCGGCGGCAGTCAGTATATCAATTCATCCTACCTTGGACGCCATGCTGATCATATTGTCGAGGAATTGATTCCTTTTGTGGAAGCGCATTATCCCGTTCTGAAGGGGCCCGCATCGCGTGCCGTGTTTGGCCGCTCATCGGGAGGATTCGGAGCTTTGCGTCTGGCCATGGATAGACCAGGCACCTTCGCCGCTGTCGCCTGCCATTCGGGGGACATGGGCTTTGATCTTCTCTACCGGCGTGACCTTGTCGATCTCTGTTACGCTTTGGCTCGGCATTCCGGCAGCGTCGGCAGTTACCTTACGGCCCTGCGCAAAGGACCCAAGATTGGGGGCAAGGATGTTCACATTCTGATGCTGCTGGGAATGGCTGCGAGCTACAGTCCGGATGCCACATCCCCCGACGGTTACCGTCTGCCGATTGATCCGATGACGGGCGCCTTGGACGAGGAAGTCTGGCAGAAATGGCTGGCCCATGATCCTGTGCACATGATCGAGCAAAGTCAATGCCACGAGGCGCTGCAGCAGCTTCGGTATCTTTACCTCGACTGCGGCAACAAGGATCAGTATCACCTACATTTCGGCATGCGTCAGCTGAAACAGAAGCTGCAAGGTCAGGGGATTCATCACCAGATTTTTGAATTTGTTGATAATCATTCCGGAACCAGTTACCGTTACGATGTCAGTTTACCCCTTCTCAGCCAGGCTCTCGTTCACGAGGGATGACAGTTGGGGCCGAGACTGATATCTTCGTGACCCGTTAAGGAAAAGACTCGTAAAGGAACGTAAA includes:
- a CDS encoding alpha/beta hydrolase; protein product: MLTTIKDSRPRYRIVREWVQSAVLQGNPAGVDAARPVTVFLPAAALESPERRFPVLYCLAPWTSAGRQQMDWEPFKESLPERLQRLMDAGALKPCVVVCPDLFTDFGGSQYINSSYLGRHADHIVEELIPFVEAHYPVLKGPASRAVFGRSSGGFGALRLAMDRPGTFAAVACHSGDMGFDLLYRRDLVDLCYALARHSGSVGSYLTALRKGPKIGGKDVHILMLLGMAASYSPDATSPDGYRLPIDPMTGALDEEVWQKWLAHDPVHMIEQSQCHEALQQLRYLYLDCGNKDQYHLHFGMRQLKQKLQGQGIHHQIFEFVDNHSGTSYRYDVSLPLLSQALVHEG
- a CDS encoding site-2 protease family protein: MDYAYGAKVVNMMIALIIALTLREATRALTARILGDRTPQLDGRLTLNPVPHIDPVGTLLFPFIGALLGGFIFGWAKPVHVDPRYFKNPKWGHIMVAASGPASSFLFTFVALIGMQLMSGAQEGSVLIGFYRLFEQLAWISAILAVFNLLPVYPLDGGTIIYELLPYEGKRKYEEYVIPYGSFALLGLMLLGGLNWLGYVARFWVMFAGWIVSLVF
- a CDS encoding VOC family protein, whose protein sequence is MKIVGINHLGLAAKDPVKARWFLAEVLKLPFLGEELVKEQKTNTIMFESSVGPTASGARLEIVANQDGEEGPIKKFIDTKGGGIHHMALSVDNLDEALVELKAKGIELIDEKPRYGAHNSRIAFIHPRATGGILIELVQATAGHG
- a CDS encoding phosphatidylglycerophosphatase A, producing the protein MKTSQPRGPVRLNFWSCIAAVVPLGLMPKAPGTFGSLAGIPVGLLFYHYGAMLAARWDLAPWIVQVVFLGFLGVLSWWSIEQTEKFWNTHDDGRIVIDEVLGQAIPLSLMAADWKIVLLAFGLFRFFDIVKPGPIGWADRELPGAWGTLIDDVIAGIFAWAVLASGHALFIFLQKPE